A window of Methanolobus sediminis contains these coding sequences:
- a CDS encoding chemotaxis protein CheD, with amino-acid sequence MIIVGMADSAVAKKPAKLTTLGLGSCVGISLYDKSTGVGGMVHIMLPSIENARAKDNIAKFADTGISALLDEMVETGAYKHRTTAKIAGGASMFSFNSKTQLNIGERNVSATKDALKQLKIPIIAEDTGKNYGRTIVLDTENGELTVKSALKGIKVY; translated from the coding sequence ATGATAATAGTGGGAATGGCTGACAGTGCTGTTGCAAAAAAACCCGCAAAACTCACCACTCTTGGACTGGGATCCTGTGTGGGAATTTCGCTGTATGACAAAAGCACAGGCGTTGGCGGTATGGTGCATATTATGCTTCCAAGCATAGAAAATGCAAGAGCAAAAGACAATATTGCCAAGTTTGCAGATACAGGAATCTCTGCACTTCTGGATGAGATGGTGGAGACAGGTGCGTATAAACACCGAACCACTGCTAAGATCGCAGGCGGTGCAAGCATGTTCTCATTTAACTCAAAAACCCAGCTCAACATAGGAGAAAGGAACGTATCGGCTACAAAGGATGCTTTGAAACAACTTAAAATACCCATTATTGCTGAAGATACCGGCAAGAACTATGGACGCACCATTGTGCTTGACACTGAAAACGGAGAACTTACTGTCAAAAGCGCACTAAAAGGTATAAAAGTATATTAA
- a CDS encoding chemotaxis protein CheC translates to MNIVLDKFYYDALNEVGNIGMGNATTALSQLVDKSIQVSSSSLTLLKAQDISEKLNSEKIGAIVRVMGDMNGGFILILGKNHSEVLADMLLKDITEDNYMKKSAFIEVANILAGSYYNALSKFLNLSIIPSIPVISEGTNDEIFEKSKKHMSGKIEHIFGLTTLFEIKGEDEYHSLSGDMYMLLDTNSLQSVIDKIEEMRTR, encoded by the coding sequence ATGAACATAGTACTTGATAAGTTCTATTACGATGCATTAAATGAAGTGGGAAATATCGGAATGGGAAATGCAACAACCGCACTCTCACAACTTGTAGACAAGTCCATACAGGTCAGTAGTTCATCCCTTACATTGCTCAAAGCCCAGGATATTTCTGAGAAACTGAATTCAGAGAAAATAGGCGCCATAGTAAGAGTTATGGGAGATATGAACGGCGGATTCATACTTATCCTTGGAAAGAATCATTCGGAAGTTCTGGCTGATATGCTTCTTAAGGATATTACTGAAGACAATTATATGAAAAAATCCGCATTCATAGAAGTTGCAAATATCCTCGCTGGCAGTTATTATAACGCACTCTCCAAGTTTCTGAACCTTTCGATCATACCTTCGATTCCTGTCATATCTGAGGGCACTAATGATGAGATATTCGAAAAATCAAAAAAACACATGAGTGGAAAAATAGAACACATCTTCGGCCTGACAACCTTGTTTGAGATTAAAGGTGAAGATGAGTACCATAGTCTGAGCGGTGATATGTACATGCTTCTGGATACAAATTCTTTGCAATCTGTTATCGACAAGATAGAAGAAATGCGTACGAGATAA
- a CDS encoding chemotaxis protein CheC, whose product MKHKISSLSELQISALREIVNIGVGNAVTSLSKMIETEVKIEVPDFKVELIENVPEVLGGADNVVSGVIMQVTGDVDGYIMMMLPEEAAQTICGIITHEEKADILTPFNQSLLEEVGHILAGSYVSSLSDFLGLNIKISTPMQTFDMLGAVIDQILIEMSQKVKYALLFDTLFIIQGNRTDGFFLTMFDPDSMDTIIDRIEKMI is encoded by the coding sequence ATGAAACATAAGATATCAAGCCTGAGCGAGTTGCAGATAAGCGCCCTAAGGGAAATTGTGAACATTGGTGTTGGAAACGCTGTAACCTCGCTTTCCAAAATGATTGAAACGGAAGTGAAGATTGAGGTTCCTGATTTCAAAGTGGAACTTATTGAGAATGTTCCTGAGGTTCTTGGAGGTGCAGATAATGTTGTTTCAGGCGTGATAATGCAAGTAACCGGCGATGTTGATGGATACATTATGATGATGCTTCCTGAAGAAGCAGCTCAGACAATCTGTGGGATCATTACTCATGAAGAGAAGGCGGATATACTTACACCTTTTAATCAATCACTCCTTGAAGAAGTAGGGCATATTCTGGCAGGGTCTTATGTTAGCTCACTATCTGATTTTTTGGGCCTGAATATCAAAATTTCCACGCCCATGCAGACTTTTGACATGCTTGGTGCCGTAATTGACCAGATATTAATAGAAATGAGTCAGAAAGTTAAGTACGCACTTCTTTTTGACACTTTGTTCATAATTCAGGGAAACAGAACAGATGGATTCTTCCTTACAATGTTTGACCCTGATTCCATGGACACAATAATTGACCGTATTGAAAAGATGATCTGA
- a CDS encoding CheR family methyltransferase: protein MLKTVGKNEDEYYEILKNLIQKNLGFNSNQYKDSHFKRRIDVRLRATNVNTYKEYVELLQSDKNEYPELMETLTVNVTNFFRNPEVYDIVEKEVLPTIIKAKNSGLRSIRIWSAGCSIGVEAYSIAMLLNHLLGNDFSKYNIKITGTDIDKESLLKAQNGIYSDAEMKDVRPAFLNKYFTKDGNKYIISNELKKITQFKKQDLISGPKMSGFDAVFCRNVTIYFQKELQEQLYLDFYNALGKDGFFVMGKTETLIGPSKDKFKPYNSRERIYQK, encoded by the coding sequence ATGCTTAAAACTGTTGGGAAAAACGAAGATGAATATTATGAAATATTGAAGAACCTGATCCAGAAAAACCTTGGATTCAATTCAAACCAGTACAAAGACTCGCACTTCAAGAGAAGAATCGATGTCAGATTACGTGCAACAAATGTCAATACTTACAAAGAGTATGTGGAACTGCTGCAAAGTGATAAGAATGAGTATCCTGAACTCATGGAAACACTGACCGTAAATGTTACGAATTTCTTTAGAAATCCGGAAGTGTATGATATTGTAGAGAAAGAAGTACTGCCAACAATAATAAAAGCAAAGAACAGTGGCCTGCGTTCAATAAGGATATGGAGTGCCGGATGTTCCATTGGCGTAGAAGCATATTCCATAGCCATGTTATTAAATCATTTACTTGGCAATGATTTTAGTAAATATAACATAAAGATAACTGGAACTGATATCGATAAAGAGAGTCTCTTAAAGGCTCAGAACGGCATATATTCCGATGCAGAAATGAAGGATGTAAGACCTGCTTTTCTTAATAAGTACTTCACCAAGGATGGAAATAAGTACATAATTTCAAATGAACTCAAGAAGATTACACAGTTCAAAAAACAGGATCTGATATCAGGACCGAAAATGAGTGGCTTTGATGCCGTATTCTGCAGGAATGTTACTATTTATTTCCAGAAAGAGTTGCAAGAACAGCTATACCTGGATTTTTACAATGCACTTGGAAAAGATGGTTTCTTTGTAATGGGTAAGACCGAGACACTGATAGGACCATCAAAGGACAAATTCAAACCCTACAATTCCAGAGAGAGAATCTACCAGAAATGA
- a CDS encoding cell division protein FtsA, which produces MNIAHFALDIGTRTVVGLVTEDGNLNIKAACVHEHNERSMQDGQIHDVEKVAKVVDEVRKDLEKQTGCKLSKVAVAVAGRALKTSKVNVSVEMPYREISREDISELEFEAVARAGNELGNGKGFNCVGYSVVHYELDGQLISNIIGQKGSSVTVEVLATFLPEAVISSMFAVLDRCGLEASSVTLEPIAALNVAIPADMRKLNIALVDIGAGTSDIAITDNGTVIGYGMVPEAGDEITDFICDHYLVDFKKGENIKRSLTSKERIELEDIFGVTTEIPVSQVIADIEHEVDKLAMHIAEEILTINEKVPRAVALVGGGSQTTGLKEHISKHLGIPVQRIGSRLPKQIEGLSDNTGVVNGADMITPLGIARMAILEEGIEFIDLTVNGLEIHLMDINGLSIMDALVAAKVKRLYPRPGMALSLNINSEFRTIEGEMGEHASIVHNGKKASLGDPVHKGSVIEFTAPVDGKDAHLKVKDLIRMQGLKTAYKVNVNGMEKEIGPFVTINGKKASIGDKIPDRADIKIHAPNLEDVLDMEFGRDEREKISVIVNNNIRYLDRINYTFKLNGDSVDRKELSQQPVSDNDIILIEKSEFDYRIENILGKPEEGKKISVLLNGSEIVFDGSMPQISLNGKRASLSEGVSDGDSIVLKIGEEAEPILSDLFEFMDIKKEELVGKRMRLLVNNVPARFTTPLRDGNNVTIEFAEV; this is translated from the coding sequence ATGAATATTGCCCATTTTGCCCTGGATATAGGAACAAGAACTGTTGTGGGACTTGTTACAGAAGATGGGAACCTCAACATAAAAGCTGCATGTGTTCATGAACACAACGAGCGCAGCATGCAGGATGGGCAGATCCATGATGTTGAAAAAGTTGCAAAGGTTGTGGACGAGGTCAGAAAAGATCTGGAAAAGCAAACCGGATGCAAATTATCAAAAGTTGCCGTAGCTGTTGCAGGAAGAGCACTTAAAACATCAAAAGTTAATGTTTCAGTAGAGATGCCTTACAGAGAAATAAGCCGTGAGGACATCTCAGAACTGGAATTTGAAGCAGTGGCACGTGCTGGTAATGAACTTGGAAATGGAAAAGGATTCAATTGTGTCGGATACTCGGTTGTCCACTACGAATTGGACGGTCAACTCATTTCCAACATAATCGGACAGAAAGGAAGTTCTGTCACAGTGGAAGTACTTGCTACATTTTTACCGGAAGCTGTTATCAGCAGCATGTTTGCCGTACTTGACAGATGCGGACTTGAAGCATCAAGCGTGACCCTTGAACCAATAGCCGCCCTTAATGTTGCAATCCCTGCTGATATGCGTAAACTCAATATCGCACTTGTGGATATCGGAGCAGGAACTTCCGATATTGCAATTACCGATAATGGAACTGTAATTGGCTATGGAATGGTCCCTGAAGCAGGGGACGAAATTACTGATTTTATATGCGATCACTATCTTGTGGATTTTAAAAAGGGAGAAAATATCAAAAGATCCCTCACAAGCAAGGAAAGGATAGAACTTGAAGACATCTTTGGTGTTACCACTGAAATCCCGGTAAGTCAGGTGATTGCCGACATTGAACACGAGGTGGATAAGCTTGCAATGCATATCGCCGAAGAGATCCTTACTATAAATGAAAAAGTTCCAAGAGCAGTGGCTCTTGTAGGTGGAGGATCACAAACTACAGGACTAAAAGAGCACATTTCAAAGCACCTTGGCATACCTGTGCAGAGAATCGGTTCACGTCTTCCAAAGCAGATAGAAGGTCTGTCCGACAATACTGGTGTTGTCAACGGTGCAGATATGATAACACCACTTGGCATAGCCCGTATGGCAATTCTTGAAGAAGGAATCGAATTTATTGACCTGACTGTAAACGGTCTGGAAATACATCTGATGGATATCAACGGACTCTCCATCATGGATGCACTTGTAGCTGCAAAAGTCAAGCGCCTCTATCCACGCCCCGGAATGGCACTTAGCCTTAACATCAATTCCGAATTCAGAACCATTGAAGGAGAAATGGGCGAACATGCCAGCATAGTACATAATGGGAAAAAAGCAAGTCTTGGAGACCCTGTACACAAAGGTTCTGTCATTGAATTCACAGCACCTGTGGATGGAAAAGACGCTCACCTGAAAGTTAAAGACCTCATAAGGATGCAGGGACTGAAAACTGCGTACAAGGTCAATGTCAATGGCATGGAAAAAGAGATCGGACCTTTTGTTACAATTAATGGAAAAAAAGCGTCCATCGGAGATAAAATCCCTGACAGAGCTGATATTAAGATACATGCTCCTAATCTGGAAGATGTTCTTGATATGGAGTTTGGAAGAGATGAACGTGAAAAGATATCAGTAATAGTCAACAATAATATCCGATACTTAGACCGGATAAATTACACTTTTAAACTGAATGGCGATTCTGTTGACAGAAAAGAACTTTCACAACAGCCAGTCAGTGATAATGATATAATCCTTATTGAAAAATCAGAGTTTGATTACAGGATTGAGAATATTCTGGGCAAACCTGAAGAAGGCAAAAAGATCAGTGTACTTCTCAACGGCAGCGAGATCGTATTTGACGGGTCAATGCCTCAAATCAGCCTTAATGGAAAAAGGGCATCTCTTTCTGAAGGAGTTAGTGATGGGGACAGCATCGTATTAAAAATTGGAGAAGAGGCAGAGCCGATACTGTCAGACCTATTCGAATTTATGGACATTAAAAAGGAGGAACTTGTAGGCAAGCGAATGAGGCTTCTTGTGAACAATGTTCCTGCCAGATTTACAACCCCTTTGAGGGATGGGAACAATGTGACAATAGAATTTGCAGAGGTATAA
- a CDS encoding chemotaxis protein CheC — translation MTELDEMARGAFQEAGNIGMGHLATSLSKMVSRDVKIDIPVVEMLSLDEIIAKSNEEGKNKSVVGIHLHITGDVSGGTLILLPKFSALSFSDLLMKKSIGTTNKIEEPQMKKLREMGVNLCSAYMRVVNEFLGINLNIGDPSMEVNMEGVGDFIRKEIGQVADEFIVVKGECLIPSTNSKNEFNMMFEPGATDIIMTAIMKKMMG, via the coding sequence ATGACAGAATTAGACGAAATGGCAAGAGGAGCATTTCAGGAGGCCGGAAACATTGGAATGGGACATCTGGCCACTTCTCTTTCAAAAATGGTGAGCAGGGATGTGAAAATCGATATCCCTGTTGTAGAAATGCTCAGTCTGGATGAAATAATCGCAAAAAGCAATGAAGAAGGCAAGAACAAGAGTGTAGTTGGAATTCACCTTCATATTACAGGTGACGTGTCAGGAGGAACCCTCATACTGCTCCCTAAGTTCTCAGCACTATCATTTTCAGATCTGTTGATGAAAAAATCAATCGGAACTACTAATAAAATAGAAGAGCCGCAGATGAAGAAACTCCGTGAGATGGGTGTGAACCTCTGCAGTGCTTATATGCGTGTTGTTAATGAATTCCTCGGAATAAATCTCAACATTGGAGACCCCAGTATGGAGGTTAACATGGAAGGAGTAGGGGATTTCATCAGAAAGGAAATAGGACAGGTTGCAGATGAGTTCATTGTTGTGAAAGGTGAATGTCTAATACCTTCTACAAACTCAAAAAATGAATTCAACATGATGTTTGAACCCGGTGCCACGGACATAATTATGACAGCTATTATGAAGAAGATGATGGGATAA